A region of the Chryseobacterium gotjawalense genome:
CGGGAAACTGCCATGAGCAGCTAGAACTTGTCTTTGTTGTAAAACCCAATCTGAAGAATTCATGGTTAAGAATGCAACCATTAACGCAAACTCGATAATTAAAATCCAATTTGCATCATGTTTTGGCCAACCAAAAAGCTCCTTCATCGTCAATCTTTTGACACCGTAGAAATTTCTTCTGATAAAGAAAACGACCACCGCAATGATAACAAGAAAAGCTAAAATTTCTAAAGTCGCCGTAAAAGAGCCGTATAAAGAATTACCAAAAATACCTGCTAAAAACCGGTGGGTTCCGAAAATCCCATCAACAATTATTTCGAGCAGCTCGATATTGATAATAACAAATCCCACATAAACGATCACGTGAAAAAATCCTGCAATAGGCCTTTTTCCCATTTTACTTTGACCGAGAGCTACTTTTGCCATGGTTTCCCACCGTTTCGATTTCTGGTCAGAGCGGTTGCTTTCTTTACCGAGTTGAATGTTGCGGTAGATTTCCTTCAAACTTTTAAAAAAAAGGCCAAACCCTATAACCAGGGCGATGAAGAAAATAATATTGTCAATATACTGCATATTGAAGGGGTTTAGTCTTTGTTATTTTTCCCGAAAACCGAGAAATTCAAATATCTTTTTGGATTTGCTTTTAAATCTTCTACCAATTTATTCATGTTTTCGGCAGTTTGATTTAGGTTATCGTAAAGTTGCTCATCTTTTGTGAGTTTACCAAGACTTCCTTCACCGTTTTGTATGCCAGAAATAATACCGTTCATTTTATCTGCAGTAAGACTTAATTTATCAATGGTATTATTTAATTTTTTCACATCAACTTCATCTGCTACCCGACCATATTTATCGATTGCAGCTTTCGCACTTAAAGTGGCAAGATTGGCATTGTCCAGCACTTTTTGTATGCGGGGATCGCTGTTTGCAAGTAGTGAATTGGTCTGTTTGGAAGTTACTTCGAATGCTGCAACGGTTCTATTTAAATTATTGAGCAATTCCCGAATTTCTGCACGGTTCTGCTCATCAAAAATTTTATTGGCATTATTCGTTAATGAATCTACTCTTTTTAAAACGGTCTGCAACTGGTCTTTTACAGGACCTACCTGAGACGAAATATTGTTCATCATCGATAATTGGAAGCTTCCGGAAAGGGTATCGCCATCTTTTGCCATAGGCTTGCCGTACTGCAGATTCAGCCGCATTTCTTTTCCGGACATCAAACCAGGTTCAAAAATCTCTAAGGTTGATTTTTTGGAAAATTCAAAATTATCATCAATTATTACCTTTACCACAAAATGAATCCGGCCGTCTTTTTCGGTAACAGGAATGATCTTGTCAACCTGACCTACTTTCAAACCATTTATGGATACTGGATTAGAAGCCGCTAACCCTTCAACATTGTCGAACTTGGCATAAAAGATATTATCGGTAGTGAAGAGACTTTTTCCCTTCATAAATTGGAATAAAAATACGAATCCAATAATTGCTAAAATAGCGATAAGTCCTGCTTTTATTTCTTTTGTGAATTTCACTTTTCTTTAAATTTTAGGGAACAAATATAATACATTTTAAATAAACCGCCGACAGAAGCCAGAAAACAGAAAACAAAAAAAAGCGACCTTTTACAGTCGCTTTTATCAATTATTTTATTTAAAAATCATTATTGTGAAACTTTATTATAAATTTCGATTCTATAATCTTTAATTTTTGCGTTGTCTTGTAAGCTTTTCAATAATGCCTGACCAAACTGCTGAGAGCTTTGTCTTGCAATAGCTTCAGTCATTTGTTTAAGGTCTCCCGGTTGTTTATTGGTTGTTTCCGCTTTTTTCAAAACTACATACACTCCGGTCATTCCTTCGACAGGATTAGAAAGTTTATTTTTCGCAACTCCAAATGCTGCTCCTGCAACTTTAGGCTCCATCGCACCATTAACCTGTGGATTCAGCATATTTACCTGTGCAGATTGTTTTGTCACTCCAAACTGTTTCGCGATTTGATCTAAGTTTGTCGCTTTGGCTGCATTGATTTTATCAGAAATCTGCTTGGCCATCAATTTGTTTTTCACGATCGGTTCGATTTGCTCTCTTACGGCTTCCGGATTGGCTGTTCCCGCATCCTGAACTCCATTTACATAAGCAATAATTTTATCACCTGTCCCGTCAACCGTAAAAATATCGGTATCTCCTTTTCCTCTTTTCTTATTAAACGCCCAAGCGATGATTTCCTCATCTTTGTCTGTTCCTAAGCCAGGAAGTTGTCCTTGGAATCTTACAACTTCTGTAGGATTAGAGAAGTTATAATTATTTTTCTTCGCGATGTTTGCAAAATCATTGAAGCTTTTCCCCTGAACCTGCTGAATAAACTTGGTCGCTTTCGTATAGACTTCATTTTCCGTTTTATCAGAAGCTTTAACCGCTTTTACTAAGTTAGCCACTTTATAAGTCATCGCACCAGATTTCTTATCTTCGATATTGATGATATGGTAACCGTACTGCGTTTCTACAACCGAAGTTGCGCCTTTCCCATTGGTTGCCAGGAAATGTAAATATTCTGGAACAAATGGTGTCGCAGGTGTAGTCCAGCCTACGCTACCTCCTTGTGCTGCAGAACCTGGATCAGAAGAATATTTTAAGAATTCTGTAAATTTAGATGGATCCGCTTTCACAACAGCACCAATTGAATCTGCCAATTTTTTAGCTTGCTCTTTGGTTCTCGTTTCTTCTCCGCCTGCTTGATTACCTTTATAGCTAACCAAAATATGACGGGACAATGTAGAATCTGATGGTTTTTTATCTAACAGTTTAGAAACCACATAGAAATTCTGTTCTTTATAAGGTCCGAAAGTTGCGCCAACACTGGCAGCAGCAACCTTGTCTCTAATCGGCATCGGTAACTGATCTTTCGAAAAATAGCTTGGGTTAAACGGCAAATCAGAATTCAAAGCAATAAACATGGAATCGTTTTTTGTATTTTGAAAACTTTCTTTCCCGCTCAGGTCATTTCCTTCGGTAAATAATTTATTGATATCTGCCTCGGTAGCCTTATCATCCTGCGCACTTGGTGCAGCCGGAAAATACACAAGTCCTAAATTTCTACTCGCCTCTCTCTTGAACAGGATCGGATGTTTCTTGATATAATCAGCCAAATCATTGGTCGTTACTTTAACCGGATTTTTTTTAGCATATTCTGTATAGTCCACTTTTACAAAATCAATGTCTGCAAGTTGATCTCTTTGCTTCATGATTTCCTCTGCTTCTTTTTTGCTTGCGGTAATCCCGGTAGTAACGTTAGCGAAAAGTTGTCTCGCCATCATTCTGTACTCGATAGATTTTCTCGTCTTCATCCAGTTATTGTATGCTTCAAGATTGGTTCCTTTCATTTGCTCTACCTGACCTTTGATCTCCTGAACTTTGAAATTACCTTTCTCGTCAAACAATTCTTTATTCTGTGCAAACATAGGATCAAACTGCAGTTGATTCCAGAACATATCTTCAGTTAAAGTCAGACCCATTTTTTCAAACTGTTGTTTGATGAGTTTAGACTGTACCAGCAATTGCCAAGCCTGCTCTTCCAAACCTTTTGTAGGCTGGCCTTGCTGTTGCGCTTGTTGCTGAAGCATAAAAAGTTGATCATCGAAATCTTCTTTAGAAATCTCTTCGCCGTTTACTTTACCGTAAACACCTGGCTCTGCGCCAAATAACTTTTCAATACTATCCGGGTTAACCACGAAAGCCAACATTGCTACTGCAATAATTCCCATCAAAAGCCAAGGTCTGTTTCTTATTTGTCCTAAAATTGCCATCTTTTTTGTATAATTTTATCAGTTTGCGAAAATACACATTTTTAACAGATTAGAAAAAAAATTGCACACTTATTTAAAACTGTCTGCAATGTAGTGGTAATTTTGTCTAAATTTTTGCTTGGCATAATGCTTGTCAATTTATGGAAACCTTTTTAGTACCCGTACATATAAGAGAAATCCGGGTAATCACCTTTAATTATTTATAAAAAATGACAATTTGTCATTCCATAATATTATGACAGAATTTGAAGACATCAACTTTGATGAAATTTTAGACGACGCTTTCGGTATTATATCAGAAGGAATTAACATTACCGATATGTTGGATACGGAAGAAAATAGCGAACAAACAGTATTTCCAATCCTTCCGGTAAGGAACATGGTGATGTTTCCCAAAGTAATTATTCCTATTACCGCTGGTAGAGAAATGTCCATTAAACTTTTAGAAGAGGCACAGCGAAATAATGAGTTTATAGGTATTCTGACACAAAACAATTCCAGTATTGAAAACCCTACCACCGGTGATTTATTTCAAGTGGGAACATTGGCGAAAATCCTTAAAATCATTAAACTTCCGGAAGGCAATATCACCGCCATAACGAGAGGTTTCCAAAGATTTAAAATAAAAGAATACACCGGAACAAAACCGTATTTTACCGCAGAAATAACCAAACTCAAAGACACTTCCAGCAAGAAAAAAGAAGAGTACGAAGCGTTATTGGACAACATAAAAGACTTGGCGCTGAAAATAATCGACATCGATCCAAATATTCCGAATGGTGCCAATTTTGCGATTAAAAACATTTCCAATAATGAAGATTTGTTAAACTTCGTTTGTTCCAACGCTAATTTCTCACCAGATCAAAAGCAGAAATTGCTGGAGGAAAAAAGCCTGATGATCCGTGCAGAAAAATGCTACACTCTGATGCATGATGAATATCGAAAACTGGAACTGCGAAGCCAGATTCACAATAAGACATCCAAAGACCTCGACAAACAACAACGGGAATATTTCCTGAATCAACAAATCAGAACTATTCAGGATGAATTGGGCGGCGGTCCCGAATCCGATGTTGATGAACTTTTAGAAAAAGCCAAAAAAGTAAAATGGAACGACGAAGTTGAGGAACATTTCAAAAAAGAAATCAACCGCCTTCAAAGACAAAATCCGAATTCTCCAGATTATAATGTTCAACGGA
Encoded here:
- a CDS encoding SurA N-terminal domain-containing protein, with the protein product MAILGQIRNRPWLLMGIIAVAMLAFVVNPDSIEKLFGAEPGVYGKVNGEEISKEDFDDQLFMLQQQAQQQGQPTKGLEEQAWQLLVQSKLIKQQFEKMGLTLTEDMFWNQLQFDPMFAQNKELFDEKGNFKVQEIKGQVEQMKGTNLEAYNNWMKTRKSIEYRMMARQLFANVTTGITASKKEAEEIMKQRDQLADIDFVKVDYTEYAKKNPVKVTTNDLADYIKKHPILFKREASRNLGLVYFPAAPSAQDDKATEADINKLFTEGNDLSGKESFQNTKNDSMFIALNSDLPFNPSYFSKDQLPMPIRDKVAAASVGATFGPYKEQNFYVVSKLLDKKPSDSTLSRHILVSYKGNQAGGEETRTKEQAKKLADSIGAVVKADPSKFTEFLKYSSDPGSAAQGGSVGWTTPATPFVPEYLHFLATNGKGATSVVETQYGYHIINIEDKKSGAMTYKVANLVKAVKASDKTENEVYTKATKFIQQVQGKSFNDFANIAKKNNYNFSNPTEVVRFQGQLPGLGTDKDEEIIAWAFNKKRGKGDTDIFTVDGTGDKIIAYVNGVQDAGTANPEAVREQIEPIVKNKLMAKQISDKINAAKATNLDQIAKQFGVTKQSAQVNMLNPQVNGAMEPKVAGAAFGVAKNKLSNPVEGMTGVYVVLKKAETTNKQPGDLKQMTEAIARQSSQQFGQALLKSLQDNAKIKDYRIEIYNKVSQ
- a CDS encoding MlaD family protein; protein product: MKFTKEIKAGLIAILAIIGFVFLFQFMKGKSLFTTDNIFYAKFDNVEGLAASNPVSINGLKVGQVDKIIPVTEKDGRIHFVVKVIIDDNFEFSKKSTLEIFEPGLMSGKEMRLNLQYGKPMAKDGDTLSGSFQLSMMNNISSQVGPVKDQLQTVLKRVDSLTNNANKIFDEQNRAEIRELLNNLNRTVAAFEVTSKQTNSLLANSDPRIQKVLDNANLATLSAKAAIDKYGRVADEVDVKKLNNTIDKLSLTADKMNGIISGIQNGEGSLGKLTKDEQLYDNLNQTAENMNKLVEDLKANPKRYLNFSVFGKNNKD